In Maridesulfovibrio sp., the following proteins share a genomic window:
- a CDS encoding outer membrane lipoprotein carrier protein LolA, which yields MAAIRKALLITLLLLGISCGNVLADKQTDFLKDLQERSKSISSISSEFTQQSHIALFAEAVESTGKFYFARPNNLRWEYKSPFISGFLIKGESGLKWDGATDQTTEFNTETSPEMAIISEQILAWTTMNIPWIEKIYTLKITDYSPAVMELTPKSSKTREFMNLIRIYFAPQATHLKSIELHEPGGDYTKIIFSNVKLNQKLPQNTFLKE from the coding sequence ATGGCAGCTATAAGAAAAGCGCTACTTATCACATTACTGTTGCTGGGAATATCCTGTGGAAATGTTCTTGCGGATAAGCAGACTGATTTCCTGAAGGATCTGCAAGAACGCTCAAAGTCTATATCTTCCATAAGTAGCGAATTTACCCAGCAAAGCCACATCGCCCTCTTTGCCGAAGCCGTCGAATCAACTGGTAAATTCTACTTTGCCCGCCCGAATAATCTGCGCTGGGAATACAAATCTCCTTTTATTTCCGGCTTCCTGATTAAAGGCGAAAGCGGATTAAAATGGGATGGAGCGACAGACCAAACAACTGAATTCAACACAGAAACTTCTCCGGAAATGGCTATAATTTCTGAACAAATTCTGGCTTGGACAACAATGAACATCCCGTGGATTGAAAAAATCTACACCCTCAAAATCACGGATTACTCCCCGGCGGTAATGGAACTTACCCCCAAATCAAGTAAAACCAGAGAGTTTATGAACCTGATCCGTATATATTTTGCTCCGCAGGCTACCCATCTCAAGAGCATAGAACTCCACGAACCGGGTGGAGATTATACAAAAATCATATTTTCAAACGTAAAGCTGAATCAGAAACTTCCACAGAACACCTTCCTGAAAGAGTAA
- a CDS encoding 3-hydroxylacyl-ACP dehydratase, with protein sequence MPLPMEARKLLPHRGQMLLLDSVLSADEEGGTALADLSSQSISLGHDGNMLPPFYIELVAQTYAAVCGYHLRKTGQPIPDGYLVGVQKFQINQSFSNINFSSSELLIKVRTVGNFDGFAVVEGKVSREDIIMAEGRIKLFVPQDESMAELIGLQKTGESTATWQL encoded by the coding sequence ATGCCCCTTCCCATGGAAGCCCGAAAATTACTGCCGCACCGGGGGCAAATGTTACTCCTCGACAGTGTGCTCAGCGCAGACGAAGAAGGCGGAACAGCGCTTGCCGACCTTTCATCACAATCAATCAGTCTTGGTCATGACGGCAATATGCTGCCTCCGTTCTACATTGAACTGGTGGCTCAGACCTATGCTGCCGTCTGCGGCTACCACCTGCGAAAGACAGGACAGCCCATTCCAGATGGATACCTCGTCGGTGTGCAGAAATTCCAGATAAACCAGTCATTTTCGAACATTAATTTCAGCAGCTCCGAATTGCTCATCAAGGTCCGGACTGTAGGCAATTTTGACGGATTCGCCGTTGTGGAGGGAAAAGTCAGCAGGGAAGATATAATTATGGCTGAAGGCAGAATCAAACTTTTTGTTCCGCAGGACGAAAGCATGGCCGAACTCATAGGTCTGCAAAAAACAGGAGAAAGCACAGCTACATGGCAGCTATAA
- a CDS encoding MMPL family transporter, with amino-acid sequence MFSRKANNHSASDWKTQLKYLLILLIFLLCCALPLRSVSFTEDISTMLPSGENEVISKDFALLQKVPFAGKVLISISSETLTEENLSKVAEDLARKLSSPLLFIEDNSGVNPQAVVDFLLRQAPNLTTKSDVKKLQELTSTEMIRRNLAETKKQLISPAGMGMRNILAADPLNLRSIYLRKLSSLQNLPRLKISSGQYFIAGKNALLIVAGTNVPMTDVQNGQKLLNLFKKIKQTTLAENNLTEADISIDILSGHRYTAANSSIIKRDIYTVSIISICALALLFFLAFRSRGALSIFLAPGVAIIAGMGCCAFFYRDMSAIVIGFGAVLMGISIDFAVHTYFALAENPGDKNAALREISKPMLFGAATSCVSFTALYISGIAGIRQLSVFAVAGIIAACGYALFFVPRFCGSLPSGQNGLSIFSVRGNKKAIIWSTFIIMGCSIGFAFNNNFDSELKNLGYISSSLSRVEKHFHEKWGEMRARSILFSQAETMDEALHINENAWSDIQINLKDTKAVSIAPMLPSSSVRQENNARWLNFWNENKVNATQTVIQESMQLGFTAQAFKPAMDRLSAQIPPLNAEVLLCGPLAPLAKMFIPVDNSGATRQVITMLPDNKKITDYYTPQKEKELGVRLVAQSRFKAQLEQEMKRDIIKFISISGLLVAVLIFALFRDLRRAALAVFPAVFGVALTFGLLGMLRIPLNIFHIVALPLVIGLGADYGIFMVFQEIRTPSPWTVKAVKISGLTTLAGFGVLVFAKHPAMSSLGATVSIGISSALCCAVFVLPHLLRLKGDDHA; translated from the coding sequence ATGTTCTCCCGTAAAGCAAATAACCACTCAGCATCGGATTGGAAAACACAATTAAAATACCTATTGATCCTGCTTATTTTCCTGCTCTGCTGTGCTCTCCCTCTACGCTCGGTTTCTTTTACTGAAGACATTTCAACCATGCTTCCCAGCGGTGAGAACGAAGTAATCAGCAAAGACTTCGCCCTGCTGCAAAAAGTTCCATTTGCCGGAAAAGTGCTGATTTCAATTTCAAGCGAGACTCTAACGGAAGAAAATCTCAGCAAAGTGGCTGAAGATTTGGCCCGGAAGTTGAGCAGCCCTTTACTCTTTATTGAGGATAATTCCGGCGTCAACCCGCAAGCTGTCGTTGATTTTCTGCTTCGGCAAGCCCCTAACCTGACAACAAAAAGCGACGTCAAAAAGCTACAAGAACTGACCTCAACTGAAATGATTAGGCGCAATTTAGCTGAAACAAAAAAACAGTTAATATCACCAGCCGGCATGGGAATGCGCAATATTTTAGCCGCCGACCCACTGAATTTACGCTCCATATACTTACGGAAACTCAGCTCTCTCCAAAACCTTCCACGCCTTAAAATCAGCTCCGGTCAATATTTTATTGCCGGAAAGAACGCCCTGCTCATAGTTGCCGGAACCAACGTTCCCATGACAGACGTACAAAACGGGCAAAAACTTTTAAATCTCTTTAAGAAGATAAAACAAACAACCTTGGCTGAGAACAATCTCACAGAAGCTGACATTTCCATCGATATTTTAAGCGGGCACAGGTACACCGCCGCCAACAGCTCCATAATCAAAAGGGACATCTACACAGTCTCAATCATTTCCATTTGCGCGCTTGCACTGCTCTTTTTTCTGGCCTTCCGCAGCCGTGGCGCGCTGTCCATATTCCTTGCTCCGGGTGTGGCGATCATTGCCGGGATGGGGTGCTGCGCCTTCTTCTATCGCGACATGTCAGCTATTGTGATCGGCTTCGGCGCAGTCCTGATGGGGATCTCCATTGATTTCGCGGTACATACCTATTTTGCTCTGGCTGAAAATCCGGGGGATAAAAACGCGGCTCTACGCGAAATCAGCAAGCCCATGCTTTTCGGTGCCGCTACATCCTGTGTCTCGTTTACCGCCCTTTATATCTCAGGCATTGCGGGCATCCGTCAGCTTTCTGTTTTCGCGGTTGCGGGCATAATCGCGGCCTGCGGCTACGCCCTGTTCTTTGTACCCCGGTTCTGCGGTTCATTACCTTCAGGGCAAAATGGACTCTCCATTTTCAGTGTAAGAGGCAACAAAAAAGCAATAATTTGGTCCACATTTATCATCATGGGCTGTTCAATCGGCTTCGCATTCAACAATAACTTTGACTCTGAATTAAAAAATCTGGGATACATTTCCAGTAGCTTATCGCGCGTAGAAAAACATTTTCATGAAAAATGGGGAGAAATGCGCGCCCGTTCCATACTCTTTTCCCAAGCTGAAACCATGGATGAAGCCCTGCACATAAACGAGAACGCATGGTCAGATATCCAGATTAATTTAAAAGATACTAAGGCCGTGAGCATTGCGCCCATGCTGCCCAGCTCCAGCGTCAGGCAGGAAAACAATGCCCGCTGGCTCAACTTCTGGAATGAAAATAAAGTTAATGCCACACAGACGGTCATCCAGGAATCCATGCAGCTTGGTTTCACCGCTCAAGCTTTCAAGCCTGCAATGGACCGTCTTTCCGCGCAGATTCCTCCGCTTAATGCTGAAGTTCTCCTTTGCGGCCCGCTGGCACCGCTGGCTAAAATGTTTATCCCAGTGGACAATTCCGGTGCTACGAGGCAGGTCATTACCATGCTTCCGGACAATAAAAAGATCACCGATTACTATACTCCACAGAAGGAAAAAGAGCTTGGAGTCCGCCTTGTTGCACAGTCCCGTTTCAAAGCCCAGCTGGAGCAGGAGATGAAACGGGACATCATCAAGTTCATCAGTATCTCAGGATTGCTGGTTGCAGTGCTCATCTTTGCCCTGTTCCGCGATCTGCGCCGTGCGGCACTGGCTGTTTTCCCGGCCGTTTTCGGGGTGGCACTGACCTTCGGTCTGCTGGGAATGTTGCGAATCCCGCTCAATATCTTCCACATAGTGGCATTACCTCTTGTCATCGGCCTTGGAGCAGATTACGGAATCTTCATGGTTTTTCAGGAAATAAGAACGCCGTCCCCATGGACCGTGAAAGCAGTCAAAATCTCCGGCCTGACCACACTGGCAGGATTCGGGGTTTTGGTCTTTGCCAAACATCCCGCAATGTCTTCGCTGGGCGCTACGGTCTCCATCGGAATAAGCTCTGCTCTCTGCTGTGCTGTCTTCGTGCTCCCGCACCTGCTGCGTTTGAAAGGAGATGACCATGCGTAA